A window of the Fulvia fulva chromosome 3, complete sequence genome harbors these coding sequences:
- a CDS encoding CDC25-like phosphatase produces MSKRLLSTVRMFTTDFSKMSAHTIASLERISREKLAEMVRAEDPELAIIDVRDSDYIGGHILGCQNVPTNTHDYKMPELVRTLREKDTVVFHCALSQQRGPSSALKYLREKERLSDGDSSSQQKVYVLDGGFQKWQEKYGKDTKLTEGYVKDLWEEY; encoded by the exons ATGAGCAAACGCCTTTTGTCCACTGTGCGGATGTTCACAACAGACTTCAGCAAAATGTCAGCCCATACTATCGCAAGCCTTGAACGCATATCGCGTGAGAAGCTGGCTGAAATGGTACGAGCTGAGGACCCAGAGCTTGCTATCATCGACGTGCGAGACAGCGACTATATCGGTGGTCACATTCTCGGCTGCCAGAACGTGCCAACCAACACTCACGATTACAAGATGCCCGAGCTGGTTCGCACTCTCAGAGAAAAGGATACAGTCGTCTTTCACTGTGCACTCTCACAGCAGCGCGGTCCGTCGAGCGCTCTGAAGTATTTGCGGGAGAAGGAGCGTCTGAGCGACGGGGACAGCTCGTCTCAGCAGAAAGTCTATGTATTAGACGGAGGTTTCCAGAAGTGGCAGGAGAA GTATGGAAAGGACACAAAGCTGACCGAAGGCTATGTCAAAGACTTATGGGAAGAATACTGA
- a CDS encoding Sigma intracellular receptor 2, whose product MATSILSRKRDIAYLIFFLIHIPIIFCVDITPLYPPSIKPQFMIDLRQWYITTYRDQFFVSPPAWFTLYMWMELFYHLPLSVWALSALLRDDPKVPVHLLAYAVQTAITTATCIADYLSWSGFSNAEKIELGKLYVPYLALSVFMGVDMYGRLGATLSRKASSGSKKSN is encoded by the exons ATGGCCACGTCAATCTTGTCCCGCAAACGCGACATCGCGTACCTCATCTTCTTTCTGATACACATTCCCATCATTTTCT GTGTCGATATCACGCCGCTCTATCCTCCCTCCATCAAGCCGCAATTCATGATCGACCTGCGGCAGTGGTACATCACAACCTATCGAGACCAATTCTTCGTCAGTCCGCCTGCCTGGTTCACCCTGTACATGTGGATGGAGCTCTTCTACCATCTTCCGTTGAGCGTGTGGGCACTTTCCGCACTTTTGCGAG ATGACCCAAAGGTGCCCGTACATCTACTGGCATATGCAGTGCAGACCGCGATTACCACTGCGACTTGTATTGCAGACTACCTGAGCTGGAGCGGCTTCTCGAATGCCGAGAAGATCGAGCTAGGCAAGCTGTATGTGCCATATCTGGCTCTAT CGGTCTTCATGGGTGTCGATATGTACGGACGTCTAGGTGCCACGTTGAGTCGTAAGGCCTCGAGCGGCTCGAAGAAGAG CAATTGA
- a CDS encoding LETM1 domain-containing protein mdm28, mitochondrial yields MMNSRYSAQLAPLLLRHGNRAAFSRATARLPRQMPAVAILVPHKFASTDTSPRGGEGHPPPGFNLEQAKKPLPKEKKESSLSNEAQVEADAVGDISASKPSEAAPTKAAEQRALNELASQTAAEDKANKKEVAAKKEEKKKMTLWQKVKHEAQHYWDGTKLLATEVRISSKLALKMAAGYELTRREHRQLTRTVQDLGRLVPFSVFVIVPFAELLLPVALRLFPNMLPSTYENAKSKESKATRLRSSRKEVSQFLRQTMRESGLPISAATAQREEFTEFFRKIRATGEEPTKSDVIKVCKLFKDDLTLDNLSRPQLVGICKYMALNTFGTDTMLRYTIRHRMRQIKRDDKAISFEGVESLSVPELQTACAARGLRTHGMSPGRLRDDLTLWLDLRLKYGVPSTLLVLSNAFMYAQGKEAEFDSLLGALQAVLSSIPDELFHEIELEVHTAEGATTNKQRLQVIREQQELIQEENQQTEEQKAAGRQTEQVDDKENIDEKDEEQKQESALTKSQQAAAQEMSEAENDLELQQAKFDKVKASSLKEKIESK; encoded by the coding sequence ATGATGAATTCACGTTATTCAGCGCAGCTTGCGCCCCTATTGCTACGCCATGGGAACAGAGCTGCCTTCTCGAGGGCCACCGCTCGGCTACCCAGACAAATGCCAGCAGTAGCCATTTTGGTCCCGCATAAGTTCGCATCGACAGACACATCGCCGCGCGGAGGAGAGGGGCATCCGCCACCAGGCTTCAACCTCGAACAGGCAAAGAAACCTCTGCCCAAGGAAAAGAAGGAGTCGTCCTTGTCCAACGAGGCCCAAGTCGAAGCAGACGCGGTTGGCGACATCTCTGCGAGCAAACCCTCCGAAGCCGCCCCAACCAAGGCCGCAGAGCAGCGTGCGCTGAATGAGCTCGCATCCCAAACAGCAGCGGAAGACAAGGCGAACAAGAAGGAAGTGGCTGCAAAGAAGGAAgagaagaagaagatgaCACTTTGGCAGAAGGTAAAACATGAAGCGCAACACTACTGGGATGGAACCAAGCTGTTGGCGACCGAGGTCAGGATTTCGTCCAAGTTGGCGTTGAAGATGGCAGCTGGATACGAGTTGACCCGAAGAGAACATCGTCAACTTACGAGAACAGTCCAGGATCTGGGTCGGTTGGTGCCATTCTCCGTCTTTGTGATCGTTCCGTTCGCCGAACTACTCCTTCCCGTTGCACTGAGGCTGTTCCCGAACATGCTTCCTTCGACATACGAGAACGCAAAGAGCAAGGAGTCGAAAGCTACCAGGCTGAGATCTTCACGAAAGGAGGTTTCTCAGTTCTTGCGCCAGACGATGAGGGAGTCCGGTCTGCCCATCTCAGCAGCGACAGCACAAAGGGAGGAGTTTACTGAGTTCTTCCGGAAGATCCGTGCCACTGGAGAGGAGCCTACGAAATCAGACGTTATCAAGGTTTGCAAGCTATTCAAGGACGATCTGACACTGGACAACTTATCGAGACCACAACTTGTGGGCATTTGCAAGTACATGGCCCTCAACACTTTCGGCACCGACACCATGTTGCGATACACAATCAGGCACCGCATGCGACAGATCAAGCGCGACGACAAGGCTATCAGCTTTGAAGGCGTTGAATCGCTATCTGTCCCAGAACTTCAGACGGCTTGCGCTGCCCGTGGTCTGCGCACACACGGCATGAGCCCCGGTCGCCTGCGTGATGATCTCACGCTCTGGCTCGACTTGCGACTCAAGTATGGTGTTCCAAGCACGCTTCTTGTGCTCAGCAATGCTTTCATGTATGCACAGGGCAAGGAGGCCGAGTTCGACAGCTTGCTCGGCGCACTTCAAGCTGTCCTTTCAAGCATTCCAGATGAGCTTTTCCACGAGATTGAGCTCGAGGTCCACACTGCCGAAGGTGCTACCACCAACAAGCAGAGACTGCAGGTCATCAGGGAACAGCAAGAGCTGATCCAGGAGGAGAACCAGCAGACCGAAGAGCAGAAGGCAGCTGGTCGCCAGACAGAACAGGTCGACGACAAGGAGAACATTGACGAGAAGGATGAAGAGCAGAAGCAAGAATCTGCTTTGACCAAGTCGCAACAAGCAGCCGCACAAGAGATGTCAGAGGCGGAAAACGATCTCGAGCTCCAGCAAGCAAAATTTGACAAGGTCAAGGCATCGTCATTAAAGGAGAAGATCGAGTCAAAGTAA
- a CDS encoding GTP:AMP phosphotransferase, mitochondrial, which translates to MTTSRLRRAARLILIGAPGVGKGTQTDRLLKRFPHLSAISSGDLLRENVRNKTPLGIQAEHLMKTGALVPDSMMLRLIRNAFTTKGWLVPESGLKPFTVNFDAATASEPIRQDSYMNLPHQEHLDTEYRYSEHPDASFILDGFPRNAAQAAQLEKMIPVNMAIHVHTPADIIAERMGNRWVHAASGRVYNTTFNAPKVDGKDDITGEALIQRDDDKPEVWKARLKTFEESSKSLLDHYERRGVLWKVSGDSSDEITPRLFEEFGRRFGA; encoded by the exons ATGACAACCTCACGACTACGAAGAGCAGCTCGCCTGATCCTTATTGGAGCGCCTGGAGTCGGCAAGGGAACACAGACCGATCGCCTGTTGAAGCGCTTCCCTCACCTGTCTGCGATCAGTTCGGGTGATCTGCTACGAGAGAATGTGAGGAACAAGACCCCGCTTG GCATCCAAGCGGAACACCTCATGAAGACCGGCGCTCTAGTCCCCGATAGCATGATGCTGCGCCTGATCCGCAACGCTTTCACCACTAAAGGCTGGTTGGTACCAGAGTCAGGCCTCAAGCCATTCACTGTCAACTTCGACGCCGCGACAGCAAGCGAACCAATCCGTCAGGACAGCTACATGAATCTCCCACATCAAGAACACTTGGACACCGAATACCGATACTCCGAACATCCAGATGCCTCCTTCATCCTCGATGGCTTCCCACGAAATGCCGCCCAGGCCGCGCAGCTCGAGAAGATGATCCCAGTGAACATGGCAATCCACGTCCACACTCCGGCTGATATCATTGCCGAGCGCATGGGGAACAGATGGGTGCACGCTGCGAGTGGGAGAGTGTACAACACAACCTTCAATGCGCCAAAGGTCGACGGCAAGGATGACATCACTGGAGAGGCATTGATTCAGCGCGACGATGATAAGCCTGAGGTGTGGAAGGCCCGGTTGAAGACGTTCGAGGAGAGCAGCAAGAGTCTTTTGGATCACTATGAGAGGAGAGGTGTGCTGTGGAAGGTCAGTGGTGACAGCAGCGATGAGATTACGCCGAGGTTGTTTGAGGAGTTTGGGAGGAGGTTCGGTGCGTAG
- a CDS encoding Trans-aconitate 3-methyltransferase, with the protein MAAFAKASFGHASYAAFRPTYPSSLYDKVFSYHRGPTKLCLDLGCGPGIATRELSKRFERVIGTDPSAGMVKQAQEGTPEEQYSNVEFRQGSGESTSFLKDEEVDCVVAAQAAHWFDYARLWPEMKRLVRKGGTVAFWGYKDHVFVDYPYASKVMMESAYSTHPDKLGSYWPQPGRTYLQEQLHVIQPPAEEWEDVQRVEYEPGREGRHSGEGTLFMEKTTTVSQCKEYVRTWSSYHGWKETHPGQEARAKGGKGDIMDQMFDEIAEKDEQFRDDGNEVDIEWGSAIVMAKRKSHA; encoded by the exons ATGGCAGCCTTTGC CAAAGCTTCCTTCGGCCACGCTTCCTACGCAGCCTTCCGCCCAACGTACCCTTCCAGCCTCTACGACAAAGTCTTCTCCTACCACCGCGGTCCCACAAAGCTATGCCTCGACCTAGGCTGTGGCCCGGGTATAGCTACCCGAGAACTGTCCAAACGCTTCGAAAGAGTTATCGGTACCGACCCTTCCGCAGGCATGGTCAAGCAAGCACAAGAGGGAACACCTGAAGAGCAGTATTCGAACGTTGAGTTCCGTCAAGGATCTGGCGAGAGCACGTCGTTCCtcaaagacgaggaggtagATTGTGTGGTAGCTGCACAGGCCGCGCACTGGTTCGACTATGCTAGACTGTGGCCCGAGATGAAGAGGCTTGTGAGGAAGGGCGGAACAGTCGCGTTCTGGGGCTATAAGGATCATGTCTTCGTCGACTATCCCTACGCTAGCAAAGTCATGATGGAATCTGCCTACTCTACACATCCCGACAAACTTGGTTCCTACTGGCCGCAGCCTGGTAGGACATACCTCCAAGAGCAGCTACACGTGATTCAGCCTCCTGCTGAGGAGTGGGAAGATGTACAGAGGGTTGAGTACGAACCTGGCAGGGAGGGCAGGCATAGTGGAGAGGGCACGCTGTTCATGGAAAAGACCACCACTGTGAGCCAATGCAAGGAGTATGTAAGGACTTGGAGCTCGTACCATGGATGGAAGGAGACGCATCCGGGGCAGGAGGCACGGGCGAAGGGCGGGAAGGGGGACATTATGGATCAGATGTTCGATGAGATTGCGGAAAAGGATGAGCAATTCCGGGATGATGGGAATGAGGTTGATATTGAGTGGGGTTCTGCTATCGTCATGGCAAAGAGGAAGTCACACGCATGA